The following coding sequences lie in one Flavobacterium sp. 20NA77.7 genomic window:
- a CDS encoding sodium:solute symporter family transporter: MNSFILILILLAYLGFLFYVAHWAEKKANIKWINNPYVYSLSLAVYCTAWTYYGSIGVAAKSGLGYLPIYLGPVIVIPAWIIILKKIIRISRANKISSVADFISLRYGNSRFLGAIVTVVCLIGILPYIALQLKAISETFHIVSETETSKNIFDDTTTYVAIALAMFASYYGSRYVDASEKRKGIVTAVATESVLKLFFFILIGIYVTYYVFDGFDDIYTKASLLPKFAEKNKIGGLSEGMNWFFLCVLSLFSIFLLPRQFQVSVVENNRERHLKTAIWLFPLYLLLINIFVYPIAWGGNILFKNTNVNADTYSLLIPQLFNNQVLTVLVFLGGFSAAISMIIVACISLSTMLSNNLLIPYTFLGKLSSEDQSINNQKIINIRKVGIFILIILSYLIYRFFALDYSLVSIGLISFVIIAQLAPAFFGAIFWRRGSRQGAIWGIIIGFIICTYTLLIPYAIGLSVKGNTFINDGLFGCSFLKPFQLFGLDYLQPVPHAFFWSMLFNAVVYFGVSVSFKGNYRERNYAEMYIDIDKYSTNHESAFVWKGTAYTSDIEEVLVKFLGKERTKRAMTIFNLKYKVDADAELADARLVKFAENLLTGHIGTASAKILISSVVQEEKVTLNEVLKILEESNENILINKKLTETSNELKKMTSKLQEANETLVVKDKQKDEFLDTVTHELRTPITAIRAASEILFEDDEIPEEMKKQFLQNIISESDRLNRLIDKILDLEKFETGKQTIYPSRNNLYETIDKTIEPLQQLIRNKNITVYLENTKDCYAYYDEDRIIQVITNLISNSIKFCPEENGLITVQVIDKGGFVLTSIQDNGKGIHKKDFEAIFDKFYQSDNQNIKKPVGSGLGLAITKQIIEHHKGKIWVENCESGGACFYFTLPKKE, translated from the coding sequence ATGAATAGTTTTATTCTTATATTAATATTGCTAGCCTATTTAGGTTTTTTGTTTTATGTAGCACATTGGGCTGAAAAAAAGGCAAATATCAAATGGATTAATAATCCGTATGTGTATTCTTTGTCTTTGGCTGTGTATTGCACGGCATGGACCTATTACGGTAGTATAGGTGTAGCAGCAAAATCTGGATTAGGTTATTTACCCATATATTTAGGGCCAGTAATTGTTATACCTGCATGGATTATTATATTAAAAAAAATTATACGTATTTCAAGAGCTAATAAAATATCGAGTGTAGCCGATTTTATTTCGCTTCGATATGGAAATAGTAGATTTTTAGGCGCTATTGTAACAGTGGTATGTTTAATAGGAATATTGCCTTATATTGCTCTACAACTTAAAGCCATTTCAGAAACTTTTCATATCGTTTCTGAAACAGAAACAAGCAAAAATATATTCGATGACACCACTACATATGTGGCTATTGCTTTGGCAATGTTTGCCTCTTACTACGGTTCTAGATATGTAGATGCATCTGAAAAACGAAAAGGAATTGTTACCGCAGTAGCTACAGAGAGTGTATTGAAATTATTTTTTTTCATTTTAATCGGAATATATGTGACCTATTATGTTTTTGATGGGTTTGATGATATCTACACTAAAGCCTCATTATTACCCAAGTTTGCTGAAAAAAACAAAATTGGAGGCTTATCTGAAGGCATGAATTGGTTCTTTTTATGTGTTTTATCCCTATTTTCCATTTTCTTATTACCTAGACAATTTCAAGTTTCTGTGGTAGAAAATAACAGAGAACGACATTTAAAAACAGCTATTTGGTTATTCCCTTTATATTTATTGCTAATTAATATTTTTGTTTATCCTATTGCGTGGGGAGGTAATATTTTATTTAAAAACACGAATGTAAACGCAGATACTTATTCGCTACTTATACCCCAACTGTTTAATAATCAAGTGCTAACTGTACTTGTTTTTTTAGGTGGATTTTCGGCAGCTATCTCCATGATTATTGTAGCTTGTATTAGCTTATCTACAATGTTAAGTAACAACTTATTAATCCCGTATACTTTTCTTGGTAAGTTGAGTAGTGAAGATCAATCAATCAATAATCAGAAGATTATAAACATTAGAAAAGTGGGCATTTTTATTTTAATTATTCTCTCTTATTTAATTTATCGTTTTTTTGCCCTTGATTATAGTTTAGTTTCTATTGGCTTAATTTCATTTGTTATTATTGCACAATTGGCACCTGCTTTTTTTGGTGCAATATTTTGGAGAAGAGGGTCGCGTCAAGGTGCTATTTGGGGAATTATTATAGGCTTTATTATTTGTACATATACCTTACTCATTCCTTATGCCATAGGTCTTTCAGTTAAAGGAAATACATTTATCAATGATGGACTATTTGGCTGCTCGTTTTTAAAACCATTTCAATTATTTGGCTTAGATTATTTGCAACCTGTACCACATGCTTTTTTTTGGAGTATGTTATTTAACGCTGTCGTTTATTTTGGTGTATCGGTAAGTTTTAAAGGCAATTATCGCGAACGTAATTATGCCGAAATGTATATTGACATTGATAAATATAGTACAAATCATGAAAGTGCTTTTGTGTGGAAAGGAACAGCATATACAAGTGATATTGAAGAAGTTTTAGTAAAGTTTTTAGGAAAAGAGCGTACGAAAAGGGCAATGACCATTTTTAATTTAAAATATAAAGTAGATGCAGATGCAGAATTAGCAGATGCTCGTTTGGTTAAATTTGCTGAAAATTTATTAACAGGACATATTGGTACGGCTTCGGCAAAAATTTTAATATCAAGCGTGGTTCAAGAAGAAAAAGTTACTTTGAATGAAGTTTTAAAAATTTTAGAAGAATCAAATGAAAATATTCTAATCAATAAAAAATTAACTGAAACGTCAAATGAATTAAAAAAGATGACAAGTAAGTTGCAAGAAGCCAACGAAACACTAGTAGTAAAAGACAAACAAAAAGACGAATTTTTAGATACGGTTACGCACGAATTAAGAACTCCTATTACAGCTATTAGAGCGGCAAGTGAAATACTTTTTGAAGATGATGAAATACCTGAGGAAATGAAAAAACAATTTCTTCAAAATATCATATCAGAATCAGATAGATTGAATAGATTGATAGATAAAATTCTCGATTTAGAAAAATTTGAAACAGGTAAACAAACCATTTATCCAAGTAGAAATAATTTGTATGAAACCATAGATAAAACCATAGAACCGCTTCAACAATTAATTCGAAATAAAAACATTACAGTATATCTAGAAAACACAAAAGATTGTTATGCTTATTATGACGAAGATCGTATCATTCAAGTCATTACTAATTTAATTTCAAATTCTATTAAATTTTGCCCTGAAGAAAATGGATTAATTACCGTGCAAGTAATTGATAAAGGGGGTTTTGTATTAACTTCCATCCAAGACAACGGCAAAGGCATACATAAAAAAGATTTTGAAGCCATATTTGATAAATTTTATCAATCTGATAATCAAAATATAAAAAAACCAGTGGGAAGTGGGTTAGGACTAGCCATTACGAAACAAATTATTGAACACCACAAAGGAAAAATTTGGGTAGAAAATTGTGAATCGGGAGGCGCCTGTTTTTATTTCACGTTACCTAAAAAAGAGTAG
- a CDS encoding acetate--CoA ligase: protein MNYNELYTQSLSNSETFWKEQAHALEWFSRPTTIVSKNSNNYPVWFEDGELNICYLAIDKHIQDGFGDEIALIYDSPVTQTIKRYTFSEVKSEVAKLAGGLVSLGLTKGDTAVIYMPMIPQAAFAMLACARIGVTHSVVFGGFAPHELAIRIDDCKPKVILTASSGIEIERLIAYKPLVDEAIELANHKPQNVVILNRKLGAKIPFKKYDIDYDALVYGSEEVSCVPVASTHPLYILYTSGTTGKPKGIVRDTGGYATALKFSMQHIYGAQPGEVFWAASDVGWVVGHSYIVYGPLLNRNTTIVFEGKPIKTPDASTFWRIIAEHQVRVMFTAPTAIRAIKKEDPNGDFIKQYDLSCLKTQFLAGERCDVATLEWYNEHIPVPAIDHWWQTESGWPMIANMMGVEYLPVKPGSAGKAVTGYDIRIFGENGKELGPNEEGYVVIKLPLPPGTLMDLWNDSERFKAGYLTKFDGYYFSGDGGYKDDEGYIYITGRVDDVINVAGHRLSTAEMEEIVASHQAVAECAVVGANDDLKGQIPLAFVVTKAGIEMEHFLLEQEIVKLVREQIGAVASLRNVVIVQRLPKTRSGKILRKLIRSIADQTEFQIPSTIDDEAIIEEISNSLALYGYFKK, encoded by the coding sequence ATGAATTATAACGAACTCTATACACAAAGTCTTTCAAACTCTGAAACCTTTTGGAAAGAACAAGCTCATGCCTTAGAATGGTTTTCAAGACCAACTACTATTGTTTCAAAAAACAGCAATAATTATCCCGTTTGGTTTGAAGATGGCGAATTAAATATTTGTTATTTAGCTATTGACAAACATATACAAGACGGTTTTGGAGATGAAATTGCTCTCATTTATGATTCTCCTGTTACACAAACGATAAAAAGATATACGTTTAGTGAGGTTAAATCAGAAGTTGCTAAACTAGCTGGCGGATTAGTTTCTTTAGGATTAACAAAAGGAGACACCGCCGTAATTTATATGCCTATGATTCCACAAGCTGCCTTTGCCATGTTGGCCTGTGCAAGAATTGGTGTAACACATTCAGTAGTTTTTGGTGGTTTTGCACCTCATGAATTAGCTATCCGAATAGATGATTGTAAACCAAAGGTAATACTAACGGCATCTTCTGGAATTGAAATTGAACGTTTAATCGCCTATAAACCATTGGTTGATGAAGCTATCGAATTAGCCAATCACAAACCACAAAATGTTGTTATTTTAAATCGAAAATTAGGCGCAAAAATACCATTTAAAAAATACGACATCGATTATGATGCATTAGTCTATGGGTCAGAAGAAGTTTCTTGTGTACCTGTTGCTTCAACACATCCTTTATACATTTTATATACTTCTGGAACCACAGGAAAACCAAAAGGAATAGTACGCGATACAGGAGGATATGCCACAGCATTAAAATTTTCAATGCAACACATATATGGCGCTCAACCCGGTGAGGTTTTTTGGGCAGCTTCCGATGTGGGGTGGGTAGTAGGACATAGCTATATTGTGTATGGACCTTTATTAAACCGAAATACAACTATCGTTTTTGAAGGTAAACCTATAAAAACTCCAGATGCTTCTACATTTTGGCGCATTATTGCTGAACACCAAGTGCGTGTTATGTTTACAGCTCCTACAGCTATTAGAGCTATTAAAAAAGAAGATCCTAACGGTGATTTTATTAAACAATATGATTTATCTTGTTTGAAAACGCAATTTTTAGCAGGCGAACGTTGTGATGTAGCGACTTTAGAATGGTATAACGAACATATACCTGTTCCTGCTATTGACCATTGGTGGCAAACTGAATCGGGTTGGCCAATGATTGCTAATATGATGGGGGTAGAATACTTACCTGTAAAACCAGGTTCTGCAGGTAAAGCTGTGACAGGATATGATATACGAATATTTGGTGAAAACGGTAAAGAATTAGGTCCAAATGAAGAAGGATACGTAGTGATAAAATTACCTTTACCACCAGGCACATTAATGGATTTATGGAATGATAGTGAACGTTTCAAAGCGGGTTATTTAACTAAATTTGATGGCTATTATTTTTCTGGTGATGGTGGATATAAAGATGATGAAGGCTATATCTATATAACGGGTAGGGTCGATGATGTAATCAATGTGGCGGGTCACAGACTATCAACCGCAGAAATGGAAGAAATTGTAGCATCACATCAAGCGGTTGCAGAATGTGCTGTTGTAGGAGCAAATGATGATTTGAAAGGTCAAATTCCATTAGCATTTGTGGTAACTAAAGCAGGTATAGAGATGGAACACTTTCTACTTGAACAAGAAATTGTAAAATTAGTCCGTGAACAAATAGGTGCTGTGGCAAGTTTGCGAAATGTAGTAATTGTGCAGCGTTTACCAAAAACACGTTCGGGTAAAATTTTGAGAAAACTTATTCGAAGTATTGCTGATCAAACGGAATTTCAAATCCCTTCAACTATTGATGATGAGGCTATTATAGAAGAAATTTCTAATAGTCTAGCCTTATACGGATATTTTAAAAAATAA
- the acs gene encoding acetate--CoA ligase translates to MSYYKVKDLENYFKMYKKSVREPRKFWDRIADENFVWYQKWDKVFEVDMQEAQFKWFLNAKVNITKNCIDRHLAKRGDKTAIIFEPNNPGEPAQHISYNELYVRVSKMANVLRELGIKKGDRVCIYLPMIPDLAVAVLACARIGAIHSVVFAGFSAGALEARINDSDCKMVITSDGGYRGDKTINLKGIVDEALEKCPCVEQVLVVKRTNEEVAMKEGRDIWAQPLLEKALDNNVAEIMDAEDPLFILYTSGSTGKPKGMVHTTAGYMVYTAYTFKNVFNYEENDVYWCTADIGWITGHSYILYGPLLNGATTVIFEGVPSYPDFSRFWEVIEKHNVNQFYTAPTAIRALAKESLDYVQKFPLSSLKVIGSVGEPINEEAWHWYNDHVGGKRCPVVDTWWQTETGGIMISPLPFITPTKPTYASLPLPGIQPVLMDELRNEIEGNQVTGSLCIKFPWPSIARTIWGDHQRYKETYFTAFPGKYFTGDGALRDEVGYYRITGRVDDVIIVSGHNLGTAPIEDSINEHPAVAESAIVGFPHDIKGNALYGYVILKESGESRNHDNLRKEINQLISDQVGPIAKLDKIQFVSGLPKTRSGKIMRRILRKIAEGDYSNFGDISTLLNPEIVEEIKEGKI, encoded by the coding sequence ATGAGTTATTATAAAGTTAAAGATTTAGAAAATTACTTCAAAATGTATAAAAAGTCGGTACGCGAACCAAGAAAATTTTGGGATCGTATTGCTGATGAAAATTTTGTATGGTACCAAAAATGGGATAAAGTTTTTGAAGTTGACATGCAAGAAGCACAATTTAAGTGGTTTTTAAATGCAAAAGTTAATATTACAAAAAACTGTATAGATAGACATTTAGCAAAAAGAGGAGATAAAACGGCTATCATTTTTGAACCTAATAATCCTGGTGAGCCTGCACAACATATAAGTTACAATGAATTATATGTTCGCGTTTCAAAAATGGCTAATGTTTTACGTGAATTAGGAATTAAAAAAGGAGATAGAGTGTGCATTTATCTTCCAATGATTCCAGATTTAGCCGTTGCAGTTTTAGCTTGTGCTAGAATTGGCGCTATTCACTCGGTTGTATTTGCTGGTTTTTCCGCTGGAGCATTAGAAGCACGTATTAATGATAGTGATTGTAAAATGGTAATTACTTCTGATGGAGGATATAGAGGAGATAAAACCATTAATTTAAAAGGAATTGTTGACGAAGCACTTGAAAAATGCCCTTGTGTAGAACAAGTTCTTGTGGTTAAACGAACAAATGAAGAAGTAGCCATGAAAGAAGGAAGAGACATTTGGGCTCAACCTTTATTAGAAAAGGCTTTAGATAATAATGTAGCAGAAATAATGGACGCAGAAGATCCGTTATTTATTTTGTATACCTCTGGTTCAACAGGTAAACCAAAAGGAATGGTACATACCACTGCTGGATATATGGTTTATACAGCTTACACATTTAAAAATGTATTTAATTACGAAGAAAATGACGTGTATTGGTGTACAGCAGATATTGGTTGGATTACAGGACACTCTTATATTTTATACGGACCCTTATTAAATGGTGCAACAACCGTAATTTTTGAAGGTGTACCTTCTTATCCAGATTTTAGTCGTTTCTGGGAAGTAATTGAAAAACATAATGTAAATCAATTCTATACAGCCCCAACAGCCATTAGAGCTTTGGCAAAAGAAAGTTTAGATTATGTGCAAAAATTCCCTTTGAGTAGTTTAAAAGTGATTGGATCTGTAGGAGAGCCTATTAATGAAGAGGCATGGCATTGGTATAATGACCATGTAGGAGGAAAAAGATGTCCTGTTGTGGATACATGGTGGCAAACGGAAACAGGTGGAATTATGATTTCTCCATTACCGTTTATTACTCCAACAAAGCCTACGTATGCCTCATTACCATTGCCAGGAATTCAACCTGTTTTAATGGACGAACTAAGAAATGAAATAGAAGGCAATCAAGTTACGGGTAGTTTGTGTATTAAATTCCCTTGGCCGTCAATTGCTAGAACAATATGGGGTGACCATCAACGTTATAAAGAAACTTATTTTACCGCTTTTCCAGGTAAGTATTTTACAGGAGATGGTGCATTAAGAGATGAAGTGGGGTATTATAGAATTACAGGAAGGGTAGATGATGTTATTATTGTTTCTGGACATAATTTGGGTACAGCACCAATTGAAGACTCTATCAATGAGCATCCAGCAGTGGCAGAAAGTGCTATTGTAGGTTTCCCACATGATATTAAAGGAAATGCTTTATATGGTTATGTAATTTTAAAAGAAAGTGGTGAGAGCAGAAACCATGATAATTTAAGAAAAGAAATTAATCAATTAATTTCTGATCAAGTTGGACCAATTGCAAAATTAGATAAAATACAATTTGTAAGTGGTTTGCCTAAAACACGATCTGGTAAAATTATGAGAAGAATATTAAGAAAAATTGCTGAAGGGGATTATTCAAACTTTGGCGACATATCGACATTACTAAATCCTGAAATTGTTGAAGAAATAAAAGAAGGAAAAATTTAG
- a CDS encoding DUF3817 domain-containing protein produces the protein MLKSFKYTALSEGVSFLVLLVNMLVIQPLNVDLYKLLLKPIGMAHGILFILYIVLAFLLKEDKKWNFKDLSVIILASFLPFGTFYIDAKYLK, from the coding sequence ATGCTTAAATCTTTTAAATACACAGCCCTTTCTGAAGGTGTTTCTTTTTTAGTTTTACTAGTAAATATGTTAGTTATTCAGCCACTGAATGTTGACTTATACAAATTACTATTAAAGCCCATTGGTATGGCACATGGTATCTTATTTATACTTTACATTGTATTAGCCTTCTTACTTAAAGAAGATAAAAAATGGAATTTCAAAGATCTTAGTGTTATTATTTTGGCCTCTTTTCTTCCTTTTGGAACATTTTACATTGATGCAAAATATTTAAAATAA
- a CDS encoding 3'-5' exonuclease, which produces MLTNLFNKEYPEFWKKYNDSFKRKATKYVVISMETSGLDTEKDVIMGIAATSVVGNRILIKDSFELFIQHGKEKTDELANEFITVSKFDKLSEEQALINLLGYLDNAVLIGHRINFDIEMINECLHRMKLGKLKNEAFDIEAMFNKWVDTNDTPYSLEDMSKQLKISISERNSVSDDAYSIAILFLKLKEKLGIQ; this is translated from the coding sequence ATGCTAACCAATTTATTTAATAAAGAATATCCTGAATTTTGGAAAAAATACAATGATTCTTTCAAAAGAAAAGCTACTAAATATGTAGTTATTAGTATGGAAACATCAGGGTTAGATACTGAAAAAGATGTTATTATGGGCATTGCCGCTACTTCTGTTGTAGGTAATAGAATTCTAATTAAAGATTCTTTTGAGCTATTCATTCAGCATGGAAAAGAAAAAACAGATGAATTAGCAAACGAGTTTATTACCGTTAGCAAATTTGATAAACTCTCAGAAGAACAAGCCCTAATTAATTTATTAGGTTATTTGGATAATGCGGTTCTTATAGGGCATCGTATAAATTTTGATATTGAAATGATAAACGAATGCTTGCATAGAATGAAACTAGGTAAACTAAAAAATGAAGCATTTGATATTGAAGCCATGTTTAATAAATGGGTTGACACGAATGATACGCCCTATTCACTTGAAGACATGAGCAAACAGTTAAAAATTTCAATAAGTGAGCGTAATTCAGTGTCTGATGATGCGTATTCTATTGCCATTTTATTTTTAAAACTGAAAGAAAAATTAGGTATTCAGTAA
- a CDS encoding response regulator transcription factor, whose amino-acid sequence MKKILIVDDEPNIIMSLEYTFKKSNFKVFIARDGQEALDILETETPDAIILDVMMPNVDGYATITQIKKNEKLTHTKIVFLSAKNKESDIEKGLSLGANAYMTKPFSIKKLVEKINELLEK is encoded by the coding sequence ATGAAAAAGATACTAATTGTTGATGATGAACCAAATATCATTATGTCATTAGAATATACTTTTAAGAAAAGTAACTTCAAAGTATTTATTGCCAGAGATGGACAAGAAGCATTAGATATTCTAGAAACAGAAACACCTGATGCTATTATATTAGATGTAATGATGCCAAATGTTGATGGGTATGCTACAATAACCCAGATTAAGAAAAATGAAAAGTTAACTCATACTAAAATCGTTTTCTTATCAGCAAAAAATAAAGAAAGTGATATTGAAAAAGGATTGAGTTTAGGAGCAAATGCCTATATGACAAAACCCTTTTCAATAAAAAAGCTAGTTGAAAAAATTAATGAATTACTTGAAAAATAA
- a CDS encoding DUF294 nucleotidyltransferase-like domain-containing protein, giving the protein MKNTFAENIVDFLKQYEPFKNVDYADLFEIASHSEIIYLEKNKRLFKINDELHANFYIVNSGVIHLTKIIDAQETLISKCYLGSIFGLRPFFAKNNYALNAIANEDAIVYAIPIALFKPLLTKYASVLDYFLESFSHQAKSKGENYQNIKAVSESTSDTETTDFSYFQELEYDKEPLLVPTTATISLVAKKMVELQKSCAIVTNNARIIGLVTDADFRKKIAFGLIQLDADITQLMQTNFVIVDAAISVAEAQLLLLKNDASHLCVTEDGSENTRIKGIISERDIIKSQSNNPGVLIDEIRNAKNFDEIKYIHSKYLFVIQNSFTKNIPIPHIANTAGEILHSIIQQCIKLALESLGAPPARFVWLALGSQARKEQLVLSDQDNMLIYEDVAPDKHRDVKFYFVQLAKSVIQKMETLGYKPCPNEHLASNIKWCKSLSDFTNLYTNWIKTPGENMSDFSGIFFDYEYIYGETKIKDALEIAIYQSFSNNKLFFDYMGNQLLKTPQPLTFFKKFAVEEHGVHKDLFNIKLKGIQFFVDAARIFALSHNLKGVSNTYLRFKQMAMIDVKNKEKYLDFAENYMELVRLRTNEGVLNDNDGSYINPSKLSKIDKEELKKSLQVIDEIIDLIKEKYQLTRFS; this is encoded by the coding sequence ATGAAGAATACTTTTGCAGAAAATATTGTAGACTTTCTTAAACAGTATGAGCCTTTTAAAAATGTTGATTATGCTGATTTGTTTGAAATTGCATCACACAGCGAAATTATTTATTTAGAAAAAAATAAACGTCTTTTTAAAATAAATGACGAATTGCATGCTAATTTTTATATTGTCAATTCTGGGGTTATTCATTTGACTAAGATAATTGATGCACAAGAAACTTTAATTTCAAAATGTTATTTAGGTTCTATTTTTGGATTAAGACCTTTCTTTGCTAAAAATAATTATGCTTTAAATGCAATTGCTAACGAGGATGCTATTGTTTATGCTATTCCTATTGCACTTTTCAAACCTTTATTAACAAAATATGCTTCTGTATTAGACTATTTCTTAGAAAGTTTTTCACATCAGGCAAAATCTAAAGGAGAAAATTATCAAAATATAAAAGCAGTTTCAGAGTCCACTTCGGACACTGAAACTACTGATTTTTCCTATTTTCAAGAGTTGGAATATGACAAAGAACCTTTGTTAGTACCTACTACTGCTACTATTTCATTAGTTGCTAAGAAAATGGTAGAACTACAAAAATCTTGTGCAATAGTTACTAATAACGCACGTATTATTGGCCTAGTTACGGATGCTGATTTTAGGAAAAAAATTGCGTTTGGCCTCATTCAATTAGATGCAGATATTACACAATTAATGCAAACTAATTTTGTTATTGTAGATGCTGCTATTTCTGTTGCTGAAGCACAATTATTGTTATTAAAAAATGATGCGTCACATCTATGTGTAACAGAAGATGGTTCTGAAAATACCCGCATTAAAGGCATAATTTCAGAGCGAGATATTATTAAATCACAATCCAATAATCCTGGTGTGCTGATTGATGAAATTAGAAATGCGAAAAATTTTGATGAAATTAAATACATTCATTCAAAGTATCTTTTTGTTATTCAAAATTCATTTACAAAAAATATTCCAATTCCTCATATTGCAAATACCGCTGGCGAAATATTACATTCTATAATTCAGCAATGTATAAAATTAGCACTAGAGTCATTAGGAGCACCTCCTGCTCGCTTCGTTTGGTTAGCACTCGGAAGTCAGGCAAGGAAAGAACAACTTGTCTTAAGTGATCAAGATAATATGTTAATTTATGAAGACGTAGCTCCTGATAAACATAGAGATGTTAAGTTTTATTTTGTACAATTAGCAAAATCCGTTATTCAAAAAATGGAAACGCTAGGTTACAAACCCTGCCCAAATGAACATTTAGCTAGCAATATTAAATGGTGTAAATCACTTTCAGATTTTACCAACCTATACACCAATTGGATTAAAACACCAGGTGAAAACATGAGCGATTTTAGTGGTATTTTCTTTGATTATGAATATATTTATGGTGAAACAAAAATTAAAGATGCCTTAGAAATTGCTATTTATCAGAGTTTTAGCAATAATAAACTATTCTTTGATTATATGGGTAACCAATTATTAAAAACACCGCAACCCCTCACCTTCTTCAAAAAATTTGCTGTAGAAGAACACGGTGTTCATAAAGATTTATTTAATATTAAGCTAAAAGGTATTCAATTTTTTGTTGATGCTGCTCGTATTTTTGCGTTAAGTCATAATTTAAAAGGAGTTTCAAATACTTACTTACGTTTTAAACAAATGGCTATGATTGATGTGAAAAATAAAGAAAAATACCTTGATTTCGCTGAAAACTATATGGAATTAGTGCGACTGAGAACGAATGAAGGCGTGCTAAATGATAATGATGGAAGCTATATTAATCCTTCCAAACTAAGTAAAATAGACAAAGAGGAATTGAAAAAATCGCTTCAAGTCATTGATGAAATTATTGATTTAATAAAAGAAAAATACCAATTAACCCGATTTTCATAA